A genomic region of Colletes latitarsis isolate SP2378_abdomen chromosome 7, iyColLati1, whole genome shotgun sequence contains the following coding sequences:
- the Phf5a gene encoding PHD finger protein 5a codes for MAKHHPDLIFCRKQPGVAIGRLCEKCDGKCVICDSYVRPCTLVRICDECNYGSYQGRCVICGGPGVSDAYYCKECTIQEKDRDGCPKIVNLGSSKTDLFYERKKYGFKRR; via the exons ATGGCTAAACATCATCCAGATTTGATTTTCTGCAGAAAACAACCGGGAGTTG CAATTGGAAGATTGTGTGAAAAGTGTGACGGCAAATGTGTCATATGTGATTCCTATGTTAGACCATGTACTCTTGTCAGAATTTGCGACGAATGCAATTATGGGTCTTATCAGGGAAGGTGTGTTATCTGTGGTGGACCAGGTGTTTCTGATGCTTATTATTGCAAGGAATGCACAATTCAAGAAAAGGAT AGGGATGGCTGTCCGAAAATTGTAAACCTTGGAAGTTCAAAGACAGATCTATTTtacgaaagaaagaaatatgGGTTCAAGAGAAGATAA